A genomic window from Campylobacter anatolicus includes:
- a CDS encoding replication initiation protein produces the protein MFRVTKKALSSDLAYKNELNCLDFPKTFNAIDFKIFFTICWHAKQRKNIGTIDISFDDLKKFFDIEVIKKNEKRFYSEICNFVDKVSSSNSSVSCLSEKKDEYYTRFPFFKKISAMKNKQVLRFRLNSYAHNLLFDTISNFMHFDMYELCEISGKFAICLFRSIKQFENIEPNENGHKIITFNKQEFLRLTNAPKTYTSTDIDRFVIIPSINELNGKNFKSLRYEKETEKSKYRAVTGYRFIFETM, from the coding sequence GTGTTTAGAGTTACGAAAAAAGCACTCTCAAGTGATTTGGCCTACAAAAATGAGCTTAATTGCCTTGATTTTCCAAAAACATTCAACGCAATTGATTTTAAGATATTTTTCACAATTTGTTGGCACGCCAAACAACGAAAAAATATAGGAACAATAGATATATCTTTTGATGATTTAAAAAAATTTTTTGATATAGAAGTTATCAAAAAAAATGAAAAACGCTTTTATAGTGAAATTTGTAATTTTGTAGATAAGGTATCTAGCTCAAATAGCTCAGTTAGTTGCCTTTCTGAAAAAAAGGACGAATACTATACTCGCTTTCCATTTTTTAAAAAAATAAGTGCTATGAAAAATAAACAAGTGCTTAGATTTAGACTAAATTCTTATGCACATAATTTACTTTTTGATACGATTAGCAATTTTATGCATTTTGATATGTATGAGCTTTGCGAAATTAGTGGAAAATTTGCTATATGTTTATTTAGGAGTATAAAACAATTTGAAAACATTGAGCCAAATGAGAATGGTCATAAAATTATAACTTTTAACAAGCAAGAATTTTTACGTCTTACAAACGCACCCAAAACATATACTTCTACTGATATAGATAGATTTGTTATTATCCCGTCTATTAATGAGCTTAATGGTAAAAATTTTAAGTCACTAAGATATGAAAAAGAAACTGAAAAGAGTAAATATAGAGCCGTAACTGGATATAGATTTATTTTTGAAACAATGTAG
- a CDS encoding tyrosine-type recombinase/integrase — protein MIKIMKGLKKNHNIYIRNGIIWIDYQQNNIRIRRSTGLKNCSFALTFVKKHYSEFIGSVDDKREIIKLYRKLEDDNTIKQIQKSETKQKKKKAHIKQYVDDRRSIYYICKAIFNEKLFLKASTIASYRNIIKLFLEFCATEKLIYADDYKREHNVSFLRYFMSKNICSRYLKRVASFAKSVFNYAVENDYIVKNVFMLPKVKKEIFQNEFEVFSLDEVLNLIKCATGELRTFLVIAFFTGARTGEILALTYDDLDFIKCEIRISKNLAENGILDSPKTISSNRIIDMLDIVKNELIKLKLKQDERIFKKRRFVLRHNFHKLLSSLGYKKRRLYDTRHTFASIMLSRGEEPMWVGCKMLGHKDLNQTYETYAKYLPQNVKARAKFLNNVEI, from the coding sequence ATGATTAAAATTATGAAAGGTTTAAAGAAAAATCATAATATTTATATTAGAAATGGCATTATTTGGATTGATTATCAGCAAAATAATATTCGTATTAGGCGTTCAACTGGCTTAAAAAATTGTAGTTTTGCCTTAACGTTTGTTAAAAAGCATTATAGTGAATTTATTGGCTCTGTTGATGATAAAAGGGAGATAATAAAGCTATACAGAAAACTGGAAGACGATAATACTATCAAACAAATTCAAAAAAGTGAAACAAAGCAAAAAAAGAAAAAGGCACATATAAAACAATACGTCGATGATAGGCGTAGCATATATTACATTTGTAAAGCAATATTTAATGAAAAACTATTTTTAAAAGCTTCTACTATTGCTTCATATCGCAACATAATAAAATTATTCTTGGAATTTTGTGCAACTGAAAAATTGATATATGCAGATGATTACAAAAGGGAACATAATGTATCTTTTTTAAGGTACTTTATGAGTAAAAATATTTGTAGTCGATACCTAAAGCGTGTTGCTTCATTTGCAAAATCAGTTTTTAATTATGCTGTTGAAAATGACTATATTGTAAAAAATGTTTTTATGCTACCAAAAGTTAAAAAAGAGATATTCCAAAACGAATTTGAAGTTTTTAGCCTTGATGAAGTGCTTAATTTAATCAAGTGTGCAACTGGCGAACTAAGAACATTTTTAGTAATAGCATTTTTTACTGGAGCAAGAACAGGAGAAATTTTAGCACTTACTTATGATGATTTAGATTTTATTAAGTGTGAGATTAGAATTTCAAAAAATTTAGCCGAAAATGGCATTTTAGATAGTCCAAAAACTATATCATCAAACAGGATTATCGATATGCTTGATATTGTAAAAAATGAGTTAATTAAGTTAAAATTAAAACAAGATGAACGTATTTTTAAAAAGCGTAGATTTGTTTTAAGACATAATTTTCACAAGCTCTTATCCAGTTTAGGCTACAAGAAACGGCGACTTTATGACACTAGACATACGTTTGCTTCTATTATGCTAAGTCGCGGAGAGGAACCTATGTGGGTTGGGTGCAAAATGCTAGGACACAAAGACCTAAATCAAACCTATGAAACTTATGCAAAATATTTACCGCAAAACGTCAAAGCTAGAGCTAAATTTTTAAATAATGTAGAAATTTAA